In Chroogloeocystis siderophila 5.2 s.c.1, the DNA window TTGGGATGCGATTAACGATCCGATTGTTGGCGTGTGGAGCGATCGCACCGTATCGCGCTGGGGGCGTCGTTTACCTTGGCTATTTTGGGGCGCGATTCCTTTTGGCATTTTCTATGTTTTGCAGTGGGTGATTCCACAATTTAGCACTGATCCCACCGCGCAACAGTGGGGCTTGTTTTGGTACTACGTCATCATTTCAATTTTTTTGAATGCGATGTATACCGTTGTCAATCTCCCTTACACTGCACTCACTGCCGAAATTACCCAAGATTACAACGAACGCACGAGTCTCACAAGTTTTCGCTTTGCCTTTTCAATTGGTGGTAGTATTATTTCAGTTATACTCGCCCAAATTGTCTTCTCCTCAATTCCCGATCCGCGAGAACAATATTTTGTGTTAGCCATAATTATTGGCGTTTTGGCAGTATTACCTTTGTATTGGTGCGTTTGGGGAACACGCGATCGCGTGGTTGCACTTGAAGCCCAGCGTCGCGATCATTATTCTACTGAAGAATCCCTTCCTTATTTACAGCAACTAAAAATCGTTTTCAGCAATCGCCCGTTTTTATTTGTCATTGGTATTTATCTGTTCTCTTGGCTAGGCGTTCAGGTAACAGCTGCAATTATTCCCTACTTTGTGGTCAATGTCATGGGTTTTAGTGACACCACAGTTCCTTCTGTAATTATTGCGGTTCAAGGTACAGCTTTACTGATGTTATTTGTCTGGAGCTATATTAGCGAACGTGTCGGTAAGAAAGCAGTTTATTTCATGGGGATGAGTTTGTGGATTATTGCGCAGACTGGATTGTTTTTCTTACAACCAGGACAGTTAACTTTTATGTATGTCCTCGCAGTGTTAGCAGGCTTTGGTGTTTCCACTGCATATCTGATACCGTGGTCAATGATGCCAGATGTAATTGAACTTGATGAGTTAAGAACCGGACAACGGCGCGAAGGAATTTTTTATGGTTTCATGGTGCTACTGCAAAAATTTGGCTTGGCATTTGGCTTATTTTTGTTAGGAGTTATCCTCGAATGGTCGGGTTTTCAAGAAAGCGTTCCAGGACAGCCAATTCCTGTACAACCTGAAAGTGCATTGCAAGCAATTCGTTTTGCGATCGCTCCTATACCAACACTTTGCCTAATCTTAGGTTTGGTTTTAGCGTATTTTTATCCCATCACCCGCGAAGTTCACGCACAGATTTTATTGCAATTAAAAGAACGTAATCGAGGTAATGGCTAATTGGGAAATGAGATTTTGAGGAATGCGATCGTGATTTATGAGGTATTTGGCTTTACAAGTCCAGACCTGGTCTTATCTCCAAAATAATTGAATTATATCGACAGTGCTGAACGAACTCATAACAAGTTAGCTGTTCTCCAATCATCCTTGAAATTGATGTCGAACTATACTTGAACTGTTGCTAGCGAATTCAATGGTCAGATATTCTCTAAATATGCTTAAACTTGTTTTTACAACAATTCAAACTTTGATAAGTATCTACTGGCTCGGAGCAACGGTACGACAAAATCCAGCAATTAATGAGGTGGTTCGATTAGTAGAAGAAGGCTATGCTCGCTTCAACTCAAAACTTAAGGATGGCTCAGTTTCCGCTGGTCTTAAACTACTCAAAATATTGTATGGTAGGAGCGCAGCGGTTTTACTTATGATTATCATAATCTATAGTCTATTGTTCAAAGGCTCTAGCATTGTTGCTATCACAGTTGCTGCTTACCTGTTCTTGTTTTCATCTTGTAGTTGGTTTTCTATCAAATGGTGTACCGAGCATAGAACAACGCTCAAGCAGCTTATACCATGGATTGTAGTATATAGTCTTACGCCCTTCCTGATAACCCTGTTGTTTCTGCTTGAACCTACTAGCTTGAACCCCTTCACTGTTATCAGGGTTTGAGCAGCTTGCTACAATTTTTGGGTTTAATTCTTTTATTTTATTGCATCCATTAGTTCAAAGTAGCATTATTTCTGTATTTCTATTCTGTGGGTTTGTACTTTCATATGTGGTTTTATGGCTCTTTGTAGTTCCTGTAACTTTTTTTTCTGCTCTCGTTGTTGCTTTTATAGTTTGGTATGCAAGATTAGTAGATACAATTACGCCAGAGCAAAATTTCCTTGGGTTTACGATAATCGCTTACATTGCAGTCAGCCTGTGGCTCACGCAGTTATAATTTTCCTAAATTTCTATCCTCTCGATATGATGTATATCAAGCAAACAGCGTCTCCATGTTATGAACTACCAAGAACTCATTACGATTGAACCTGGCAAACGTAGTGGTAAGCCATGTATTCGAGGAATGCGGATTACGGTGTATGATATTTTAGAGTATCTTGCAGGAGGTATGACGGAAGCAGAAATCCTGAAAGATTTTTCTGAACTGACACCTGAAGATATCAAAGCTTGTCTTGCCTTTGCTGCTGATCGTGAGAAGAAATTATTTGTGGCTTCCCTGTGAGACTACTTTTGGACGAAAATCTTTCTGATCGAATCGTTGCTCAGATCATAGATTTATATCCTGAGTCAGTACACGTTAAGACATTGGCGCTGATCCAAAGCGATGATGTCTTGATTTGGGAATGTGCCAAAGCTAACAAATTCGTCATTGTTTCTAAAGACTCTGATTTCCATCAACGCAGTCTTCTCTACGGTCATCCGCCAAAATTTATCTATCTTCGTGTCGGTAACTGCCCAACTTCTAAAATCGTAAAAGTATTGCGGGACAATTTCGCCACAATTAGCCAGTTTGGGGATGCACAGCAAGAAAGTATTCTAGTGTTGAGTTGGTGAGCCGCAGTACAACACCGTATTGTAGCCGATGATATTGAGTCTATTGGTTGAGTTGAAAATATTGCTAGTGGCATCTGAATTTAGCCGTATCCTGTAAGTTTTTGTGTGGGGTAGTTTATATATTCCTGCAAGCCCTAAGTATTATGGAAAGTTATCGGTGAGGGAAGGATTTGAATTTTATAGCGGGGCGATCGCCTTCTATGATAATCACTTAATATAATGCTCCTCTAAGCGATTTTTCAGATGGTGATTTTCCTTGCATCCAACTTAAGCAGGCGATCGCTATTAAGTTCAACGCTATTAAGACTTTAAAGTCTTGATGTGTCGCGATCATATCATCTGCAAGTTGTAGTTTGCTTTCGTATAGCAGTTGCAAAGCGCTATTTAATTTATTACCCTTGTTTTCTCAGCACTCTTTCTAACTGAAAAGGGAAAATGATACGCCTTTCAATTAGAATCTCGCCTAACTTCTTCTGACTCATCTTCTGTTCTTTCAAAGCTTGCTCTAATTCGTATTTTAAAATTAATCTTTCTTTTATAAGAATTTCACCAAGTTTAATTCGGTCAGGAGTCAAGATTCTTTTGAGTTCTTCTGAAGAAATTATTCGTTTGGCAAGTAACTGAGCAGCCAGTTCTTGATTCTTTTTATGAATTTCTAATAATTCTTGTTGTAAATGTGTTTGAATCATCAGATCTGTCTATTTATAGCTGTTTTGATGAATTGATATAAATTAAATATTAAATAAATTATGCAAAGTTTATTAATTGTGTTTATTATATATTCTCTGTTCTTACTCTATATGTGGTTTAGAAATGATAAACATTTATATAAAGAGTTAGTAAATACCTACGTATTAATACTTGATATCATAAGATTCCACTAAAGATTAAAATACTCTAAAAATAATAAAAGAACTATTTCTACGACTGCGCAAAGCTATGAATGAGATGAACTCAAAATCCAAAACTTTGCAACATTTGAATTTAAAAAATCGCCCCAGCCCAGATTGAAGATTATGGTGATCGCACCATTGTTAATAAACCCTTCTTAATTAATTGCTGAAGCATCTTAGCTGTAGAGTTCATCGCTGAAAAGTGATCGCGTTGCTCATTATAAGTCGTATATGACAATTGCTCTTGGTTTCTACTCTACATCGTAGGAATGCTTCAGCTAGCTGTGTGCGATCGCTTTGAGTACTAAGCGTAATTGGTTTTTGCACTCAGCGAACTTTAAGAAGTAGCAAGGACTTGGTTAGCCGTCGGCAATGGCTATTAAAGTAGAAATACTAACTAATATAGATTTAATGAGCTTGTCATAAGGGAGAACGCGATCGCTATGGGTATGACCCTCACAGAAAAAATCTTGGCTAAAGCTTCAAATCGAAAGGTTGTCGAACCAGGAGAAAATATCTGGGTCGATGTTGATGTTTTGATGACACACGATGTTTGCGGTCCTGGTACGATTGGCGTATTCAAGCGCGAATTTGGCGAGGATGCCAAAGTTTGGGATGCAGAGAAAATTGTTTTAATTCCCGATCACTATATTTTTACCACCGACGAACGTGCAAATCGCAACGTCGATATTTTGCGTGATTTTGCGCAAGAGCAAGGTATTAAATATTTCTACGATATTACTGATCGTGCTAACTTCAAAGCGAATCCAGATTACAAAGGCGTTTGTCACATTGCTTTAGCTCAAGAAGGTCATACTCGTCCTGGAGAAGTATTATTTGGTACTGATTCACATACTTGCAATGCGGGTGCTTTCGGTCAATTTGCAACAGGTATTGGCAATACCGATGCAGGTTTCATCATGGGAACAGGTAAGCTATTAATCAAAGTTCCAGCGACGATGCGGTTTGTTCTCAATGGCGAAATGCCAGATTACTTGTTAGCAAAAGATTTGATTTTGCAAATCATTGGAGATATCAGCGTTTCGGGCGCAACTTACCGGACGATGGAATTTGCAGGCGAAGCCGTGCAACTAATGACGATGGAAGAACGAATGACGCTTTGCAATATGGCGATCGAAGCTGGTGGAAAGAATGGCACGATCGCACCCGATGAAACAACGTTTGAGTACGTCCGTGCGCGGACTGATAAACCTTTTGAGTCATTTTACACCGATAGCGATGCAAAGTTTTATAGCGAACGCACCTACGATGTCTCGCAACTCGAACCTGTTGTCGCCAAACCGCATTCACCAGACAACCGCGCCCTCGCACGAGAATGTCACGATGTCAAGATAGATCGCGTTTATATTGGTTCGTGTACTGGGGGTAAAACCACAGATTTTGTAAACGCGGCAAGAATTCTTAAAGGTCATCAAGTCAAAGTTCCGACATACATCGTTCCCGCGACACAAAAAGTCTACGAAGACTTGTTTACGTACAAATACGACGGACAAACGCTCTCCGAAATTTTCCTTAATTCTGGTTGCATCGAACCTGCTGCACCTTCGTGCGCGGCGTGTCTCGGAGGACCTAAGGACACATTTGGACGCATGAACAAACCTGAAGTCTGCGTTTCCACGACTAATCGCAACTTCCCAGGACGCATGGGCGAAAAAACCGCGCAAATATATCTTGCTTCGCCTTACACTGCTGCGGCTTCGGCATTGACAGGTTACGTCACCGATCCGCGCGAATTTATCGGTTAGGGAGCAAAATAGTAGGGTGGGCATTGCTCACCTTACTATGATTGTGGAACAGCAAATCTGTTCTACCATTTAAAGGACAAACGCGATTTGACCGGTTCGACGACAAGATTTTAGCCGTAGATGCGCGTGGGATGACGACCCGCGATATTCAAGCTCAATTGCAGGAGTTATACGGTGTCGAAGTGTCGGCTGGTTTAATTTCGAACGTCACCGCTGCAGTTGAAGAACGCAAGCTTGGGCAGAACCGCCCGCTCGATGCGCTCTACCTCATTGTCTACTGTGATGCCATCGTCTCAGACAGCGCTTCTAACGCAACACCTATTAGAAACACGTTAGATGTGTCCAGCATTGCTACTATGTATTTACTCATAAATACATAGTAGCTTGTCTACAAATGCAATACATAAAAATCTCATATTAACTGCACGCAACAGCGTTTGTTTGGAGATGATCTTTTGACAAATAGCAAACAGCTAATCAGTTTCTAAATGCGTTGCGCCGAGATATTTTGTTAGGTAAGGTGAGAAAACCTCGTAAATAAGTGTTAGCGGCTGTCCGTGATGCCAAAATAGGTAATGGCGACCCCAAAATGGACCCGATTCAGAAAAAGCCGACTCTAAAGCTTCTGAGTGACCGTAGTAAAGTCCTTGGACATCGCGATACAACTCTGTACGCAGGCGAGTTAAACTAGCCCAGATGGGTAAATTGCGATTCTGTAAATACTCATCTACATGACTTGCTTCCCACCAAGAAGTCGCATACGCTAGTCTTTGTCCGGAAGCAGTACGCAGCCAGACTTGACGCCGCAAACGCGGTCCTGGAACAGCTTGAATTTGTGTTGGTGCGCCATCCAAGTTCATGCCGATCGCAGACATATCGATCACGTCAACTTCGGTCGGTTCCCCTGTTAACAATTGCAGGTGTCTTGTCGGAGAACCATCCCCCAACAACAGCAACTGCCAAGCAGGCGCTAGCTGAGTATGCGGTAAGCCTTGCTGTACAAATTCTTCTCCTCCTTGCCACAGTGGTGTTAGACGGTGCCAAGTTGTCGCGCTTACGTTGTCGGCTGATCTATAAGTTGCAGTCAATTTTTTTTACAAAACTTTATACCCTATGCATCAGATTATAAACAATTCTGCTGCGCTATCGATAGGAGGGATCAAAGGTCAAAGGTCAGAGGTTAGGGAAAGACGAGTGATGAGTTATTAAGAGGTAAGGCACTGCTTAACCCTTATTGTTGTTATTTGCTTAAAGCTGAAGTAGAAAAAGTGGTATTATAATTTATTCAGTCAATCATAAAGTACAAACTGGTAGCTGATTTCTAGAAACAGGAGAAATTAATTTCTAACATGATCAAACTGCGATTAAAGAGATTCGGTAAAAAACGGGAAGCGAGTTACCGGATTGTTGTTATCAATAGCCGCTCTCGTCGTGACGGTCGCCCCTTAGAAGAATTGGGATTCTATAATCCAAGAACCGATGAAACACGGTTGGATGTTCCAGGAATTGTGAAAAGACTTCAACAGGGCGCTCAACCCACCGATACCGTGCGTCGCATCCTTGAAAAAGCAAATGTCTTTGAACAAGTCAGTGCCTCAGCAAACCAGTAGCCCCAAATATACTGAATTAGTTAAGTTTCTAATTCAGCCATTTTTAGAAAATCCCAACTCCTTAAGCGTAGACTGTGAAGTGTCTCGTAGTACTAACAAGGTGTGGATACGCGTAGCCTTTGAAGGCGATGATAAAGGTAGAGTATACGGTCGAGGCGGGCGAAATATTCAGGCGATTAGAACTGCGATCGCAGCAGCCGGCGCAATAGCAGAGCAATCAGTTTACCTAGATATCTATGGTGGAGAAGCTCAAGAACGCGATGTACCAGCTGTTGTAACTAAAGAACGAGTCGATGTGACTTCATCTCCAGAAAAGCGCAGAACAACTAAGCCTAACGTTAGACAGCGATCGCAATCGAGCGTTAATTGATCACAGCAGCACGAAGTTACAAATTAGGGGTTGGTTCAGTTGCTCGGACTAACCCCTGAAATTTAATTATTAATCTTACATCAAGACTTAAAAGATTTTATGGCAGAGGCATCAACGATTCAGCTGCCGAGTAAAGAAAGTGCGATCGCGCTTTCTGGAGAGCATGAAGAAAACTTAAAAACTCTAGCGCGACAAACTGGCGCAAATATCGTACTGCGTGGGCAAGAACTCCATATTTCTGGAACTGAAAAGCAAATCGAACTTGCCCAAACATTAGTGCGATCGCTATCCGATCTATGGCTCAAAGGCAATAGCATAGCATTAGCTGACATTCTTACTGCTCGTCAAGCCTTAGATACGCACCGCGAAAATGACCTGCAAGACTTACAGCGCAGTGTTCTAGCGCGAACCCGCCAGGGAGAAGAAGTTCGTGCGAAAACCTTCAAACAGCGACAGTACATTCAGGCAATTCATACAAATGACTTGACTTTTTGTACAGGACCTGCTGGTACAGGCAAAACCTTTCTCGCGGTTGTAATTGCGGCGCAAGCACTCTTAGCAAATCAGTACGAAAGGCTTATCCTCACGCGTCCAGCCGTCGAAGCAGGTGAAAAACTCGGCTTTTTACCAGGAGACTTGCAACAAAAAATAAATCCTTTCCTGCGTCCGCTTTACGATGCGTTGCATGAATTTATCGATCCTGAAAAAATGCCCAGCTTGATGGAACGCGGCGTGATTGAAGTTGCTCCCTTAGCTTATATGCGCGGGCGTACCTTAAACAAAGCTTTTGTGATTGTTGACGAAGCTCAAAATACGACACCAGCGCAGATGAAAATGGTGCTAACGCGCCTTGGTTTTCGTTCGCGTATGGTAGTAACGGGAGATATGACGCAAACTGACTTACCTGGACACCAAGAGTCAGGATTAGCTGTCGCGCTCAATATCTTACGCCATGTCGAAGGTATTGGCTTCTGCGAATTTTCACAAAAAGACGTTGTGCGCCATCCTCTCGTTCAAAGAATCGTCGAAGCTTACGAACACTACGAAAAATAAGTCCTTATTACCCATTACCAATTTCTTATGAGTGCGACATTGAAAGAATTTCTCGAAGCTTGTGAGTCATTATCTACACTGCGCTTGATTGTAACGAGTAGTGCAGCGGTTTTAGAAGCACGTGGCAAGCTAGAAAAGATATTTTATGCCGAGTTGCCGAAAGGAAAATATGCGAATATGCATACCGAGGGTTTTGAGTTTCATCTCAACATGGATGAAATTCAGCAAGTGAAGTTTGAAACGGGTGAAGCGAAACGCGGTAATTTTACAACGTACGCGATTCGGTTTTTGGATAAAGAGGGAAAGCCTGCGCTGAGTGCGTTTTTGCAATGGGGTAAACCTGGAGAGTATGAACCAGGTCAAGTTGAGGCTTGGCAAGCTTTGCGCGAACAATACGGCGAAGTTTGGGAACCGGCTTTTGTGGAGAGTTTGTAGTGGGAATTGAACCGCAGAGATAAGAGAAAGTGAGAGTTTTTTGGGAATTGTGTCTTGTTATTGCTTTATTTTTAGGTGGTGGCAAGGCGGTGGCTGGGCAATTAGCTGATCGATTGGCAAGTTTTCCACATTGGAATAAACCTGTCGTGCAGGTAGCGCAGGGAGATATGGTTTATCCTGATTGGATGGCTGGTAGTTGGAATGTGACAAGTACGCTGGTTGATGCGGTTGCGCCGTTAGCGCCTGATATTGTGTCTCCTGGGTTTGAGAGTAATCGTCGTAATCTACAGCAGCCAATTCGTTTTCCTGTACGGTTTGGGGAAAATAAATTGTTTAAATCTCGTTCTTTTGCTCCTACTACGGTGCGTTCCGCGGTCATTGCGGATCGCGCTTTTAATGGTTTAAGTTTGGCGAGGGCGTATTTAGGCGATGCAGTAATTGCGGTTAAAGTCGATCCTCAGTCTCCGAATCGTCAGATTACTTTACTTAAGGGCGATCGCCAGCTAGTTTCGATTGTCTCAGG includes these proteins:
- a CDS encoding MFS transporter, with the translated sequence MSESSPEAYPAKSQSSEKLNLKTKLAYGAGDLGPAITANITAFFLLVFFTNVAGISPGLAGAILLIGKIWDAINDPIVGVWSDRTVSRWGRRLPWLFWGAIPFGIFYVLQWVIPQFSTDPTAQQWGLFWYYVIISIFLNAMYTVVNLPYTALTAEITQDYNERTSLTSFRFAFSIGGSIISVILAQIVFSSIPDPREQYFVLAIIIGVLAVLPLYWCVWGTRDRVVALEAQRRDHYSTEESLPYLQQLKIVFSNRPFLFVIGIYLFSWLGVQVTAAIIPYFVVNVMGFSDTTVPSVIIAVQGTALLMLFVWSYISERVGKKAVYFMGMSLWIIAQTGLFFLQPGQLTFMYVLAVLAGFGVSTAYLIPWSMMPDVIELDELRTGQRREGIFYGFMVLLQKFGLAFGLFLLGVILEWSGFQESVPGQPIPVQPESALQAIRFAIAPIPTLCLILGLVLAYFYPITREVHAQILLQLKERNRGNG
- a CDS encoding DUF433 domain-containing protein translates to MNYQELITIEPGKRSGKPCIRGMRITVYDILEYLAGGMTEAEILKDFSELTPEDIKACLAFAADREKKLFVASL
- a CDS encoding DUF5615 family PIN-like protein gives rise to the protein MRLLLDENLSDRIVAQIIDLYPESVHVKTLALIQSDDVLIWECAKANKFVIVSKDSDFHQRSLLYGHPPKFIYLRVGNCPTSKIVKVLRDNFATISQFGDAQQESILVLSW
- a CDS encoding 3-isopropylmalate dehydratase large subunit; translation: MTLTEKILAKASNRKVVEPGENIWVDVDVLMTHDVCGPGTIGVFKREFGEDAKVWDAEKIVLIPDHYIFTTDERANRNVDILRDFAQEQGIKYFYDITDRANFKANPDYKGVCHIALAQEGHTRPGEVLFGTDSHTCNAGAFGQFATGIGNTDAGFIMGTGKLLIKVPATMRFVLNGEMPDYLLAKDLILQIIGDISVSGATYRTMEFAGEAVQLMTMEERMTLCNMAIEAGGKNGTIAPDETTFEYVRARTDKPFESFYTDSDAKFYSERTYDVSQLEPVVAKPHSPDNRALARECHDVKIDRVYIGSCTGGKTTDFVNAARILKGHQVKVPTYIVPATQKVYEDLFTYKYDGQTLSEIFLNSGCIEPAAPSCAACLGGPKDTFGRMNKPEVCVSTTNRNFPGRMGEKTAQIYLASPYTAAASALTGYVTDPREFIG
- a CDS encoding chorismate lyase, which encodes MTATYRSADNVSATTWHRLTPLWQGGEEFVQQGLPHTQLAPAWQLLLLGDGSPTRHLQLLTGEPTEVDVIDMSAIGMNLDGAPTQIQAVPGPRLRRQVWLRTASGQRLAYATSWWEASHVDEYLQNRNLPIWASLTRLRTELYRDVQGLYYGHSEALESAFSESGPFWGRHYLFWHHGQPLTLIYEVFSPYLTKYLGATHLETD
- the rpsP gene encoding 30S ribosomal protein S16, yielding MIKLRLKRFGKKREASYRIVVINSRSRRDGRPLEELGFYNPRTDETRLDVPGIVKRLQQGAQPTDTVRRILEKANVFEQVSASANQ
- a CDS encoding KH domain-containing protein, giving the protein MPQQTSSPKYTELVKFLIQPFLENPNSLSVDCEVSRSTNKVWIRVAFEGDDKGRVYGRGGRNIQAIRTAIAAAGAIAEQSVYLDIYGGEAQERDVPAVVTKERVDVTSSPEKRRTTKPNVRQRSQSSVN
- a CDS encoding PhoH family protein, whose amino-acid sequence is MAEASTIQLPSKESAIALSGEHEENLKTLARQTGANIVLRGQELHISGTEKQIELAQTLVRSLSDLWLKGNSIALADILTARQALDTHRENDLQDLQRSVLARTRQGEEVRAKTFKQRQYIQAIHTNDLTFCTGPAGTGKTFLAVVIAAQALLANQYERLILTRPAVEAGEKLGFLPGDLQQKINPFLRPLYDALHEFIDPEKMPSLMERGVIEVAPLAYMRGRTLNKAFVIVDEAQNTTPAQMKMVLTRLGFRSRMVVTGDMTQTDLPGHQESGLAVALNILRHVEGIGFCEFSQKDVVRHPLVQRIVEAYEHYEK
- a CDS encoding ChuX/HutX family heme-like substrate-binding protein, translated to MSATLKEFLEACESLSTLRLIVTSSAAVLEARGKLEKIFYAELPKGKYANMHTEGFEFHLNMDEIQQVKFETGEAKRGNFTTYAIRFLDKEGKPALSAFLQWGKPGEYEPGQVEAWQALREQYGEVWEPAFVESL
- a CDS encoding DUF6816 family protein: MRVFWELCLVIALFLGGGKAVAGQLADRLASFPHWNKPVVQVAQGDMVYPDWMAGSWNVTSTLVDAVAPLAPDIVSPGFESNRRNLQQPIRFPVRFGENKLFKSRSFAPTTVRSAVIADRAFNGLSLARAYLGDAVIAVKVDPQSPNRQITLLKGDRQLVSIVSGRATETLGNDQFITTEVFQQFFRSQDSRPYFNEVESTTAYHYLPQSEPAITADQVTAVYLSPQDPNYFAAASRPVALYRYRLEFTRVDVELAIKTAAT